The proteins below are encoded in one region of Ostrea edulis chromosome 3, xbOstEdul1.1, whole genome shotgun sequence:
- the LOC130052803 gene encoding uncharacterized protein LOC130052803 has protein sequence MDVFVASLFMAILLNGICHSKKCTGLAPGMCCSGQVWDNISKTCKYCPPGYFGNTCSTLCKQSYYGMRCMNKCNCSESECNPISGCNDSVTSPIPDARSLRTEQTSNDIKSASESLPVFARDSSSVTATSSPLEIIVTGLSVILCLGLIAYVGMAIFEKTVHIRNALHMGNTERNVHYENAYGATDPINFY, from the exons ATGGATGTTTTTGTCGCATCACTTTTTATGGCAATTTTACTAAATGGTATATGTCACAGTAAGAAATGCACTGGACTTGCACCAGGAAT GTGCTGTTCGGGACAGGTATGGGACAATATTTCTAAGACTTGCAAAT attGTCCTCCTGGTTACTTTGGGAATACTTGCAGCACTCTCTGTAAGCAGTCGTACTATGGAATGCGCTGTATGAATAAATGTAATTGTTCCGAAAGCGAGTGCAATCCTATTTCTGGCTGCAACGATTCAGTTACGTCACCAATTCCAG ATGCACGTTCTCTCCGAACAGAACAGACGTCTAATGACATCAAAAGTGCCTCGGAGTCACTCCCAGTGTTTGCACGAGATTCATCATCAGTCACGGCTACCAGCTCGCCACTGGAGATCATAGTTACCGGCCTAAGCGTTATTCTTTGTCTCGGACTTATCGCTTACGTTGGAATGGCCATATTCGAAAAAACTGTTCACATTCGAAACGCATTGCACATGGGAAACACAGAAAGAAATGTGCACTATGAAAATGCGTACGGTGCAACAGATCCCATTAACTTCTACTGA